In the genome of Candidatus Polarisedimenticolaceae bacterium, the window GGGAAGGCGAGCACGACGAACGACATGAACGACGCGAAGGCGAGGGCGGCGAACCCCGCCCAGACCGCCCGTCGGGTGCGCGCGTACCCGTACACCTCGGTCAGGACGTCGCCGAAGATGTAGGAGACGGGGAAAAAGAGCACGCCGGCGCCGAACTTCACATCGCCGATCTGCGCGATCTTGGCGGGGCCGATCAGGTTCGCGCACAGGAGGACCGTGACGAACGCGGCCATCACGAAGTCGTAGTAGCGGTATCGTCGTTCGGTCACGGAAACCCCCGGGAAACCGGCGGCACCCTAACACGGTGGAGGGCAGCCGATGTTCTCGAAGGACCCAGGAAAGCTGCGCATCCCCGACACGACCCAGGCCCTTCCCGGACGGACCGCGCCGATGCGGATCACCGGGAAACACCTCGTCCTCGGAACGGTCATGAAACCCCCATTTCCGGCCGGTTTCGAGCAGGTGCAGGTCGGCCTCGGCTGCTTCTGGGGAGCGGAGCGGAAGTTCTGGCAGCTCCCCGGCGTCCACACGACCGCGGTCGGGTACTCGGGGGGGCTCACTCCCAACCCCGACTACGAGGAGGTCTGTTCCGGCCTGACGGGACATGCCGAGACGGTCCTCGTCGTCTACGACCCGGCGAAGGTCTCCTTCGACGAGATCCTGCGCGTCTTTTGGGAGAGCCATGACCCCACGCAGGGGATGCGTCAGGGAAACGACCGCGGCACGCAGTACCGCTCCGCGATCTATGCCTATTCCGACGCGCAGCTCCGGGTCGCCGAGGCCTCCCGCGACGCCTACCAGGCGAAGCTCGCCGAGGCGGGATACGGCGCCATCACGACGGAAATCCGGGAGGCGCCGGAGTTTTACTACGCCGAGGACTACCACCAGCAGTACCTCGCCAAGAACCCGAACGGGTACTGCGGGCTGGGCGGGACCGGGGTGACCTGCCCGATCGGCGTCGCGAAGGCCACCTGATCCGCTACGCCGCCCCGACCGCCGCCGCGAGCGTGACCGGCGCCACCGGGTAGCGCATCGCCGCGGCGATCGGCGTCGGCTTCGGCCAGCGCCGCACGCACTCCGCCAGCCGATCCGGGGTCCCGAGATCGCTCCATCCGCAGAACGGAACGGTCACGAGGCGCAGGCGGTCCTCCGATCCCTGCAGGAGCTCGCGGGAGAAGTCGGACGTCGGGATCGACGCATAGAGACGCGCCAGGGCGACCCCATCCAGCGAACCGTCGGAGCGGCGCGGCGCCAGGGCGAGTGCGTGGAGCAGCGACGGCCGGCGCCGGAGGTAGAGCGCCTTCAGCGCGGGTCCCTTCGCGACCATCAGGAAGGAGTTCCACACGCCGCCGCGGCGCATCAGCTCCGCGGCGAACGTCGCATCCGGCTTCTCCACGAACGCCTTCACGCGGAAGGAGCCGTCGGTCGCCTCGTTCCCCGGGACGATCCACCCGTACTCCGAGTCGGGGGCGTCCGGTTCGATCCCCAGCAGCACGATGCCTTCCGGATCGCGCCGGACCTCGTCGAGCCCGCGCCGCAGCGCGCGGGCCATCACCGCCTCGTCGGCGACGAAATGGTCCGAGGGGAGCATCACGACGGTCGCGTCGGGATCGCGGCGCAGGATCTCGAGCAGGGGCAAGAGCACCCCCGCCGCGGTGCCGCGGTTGAGCGGCTGGGCGACGACGTTCTCCTCCGGGAGCTCGGCGAGCTCGTCCCGCCACCAGAGCCGGTGCTCCTCGGCGACGATCGCGAGCGTGCGCTCCGGGGGGGCGATCCGCGCGGCGCGGGAGAGGGCGTCCTGAAGGAGGGACGGTCCTCCGGCGAGCGAGCAGAACTGCTTGGGAACCGACGCGCCGTTCCCCAACCGCGTCAGCCCGCTCAGCCGCGTGCCCGACCCCGCGGCCAGCACCAGCGCCCACGTTTCGCCTCGACCTCGTGCCAGTCTCATCGCGTCGCCTCCCTCGTCAGCCGTGATGCGCGGCCTCGAGGGCCGGTTTCGGTTTCGTCTCCGGTTTCACGGCGTCGACGTCGAGGTACTGCACCAGGTCCTTCGAGAAGAACAGGTCGAGCGTCCAGTCGAGCGCGACGCGCAGCTTCTTCTCGAAGCGGGGAAGCTTCGAGAGATAAATCGTGCGCCACATCCACCACGCGAGAAAGCCGGAGAAGTTCACGCCGAGAATCCGCGCGACACCCGTGCGTCGGCCGATCGAGGCGAGAAGTCCGAGCGTCGCGAAGGTGAAGGGGCGGAGGGCTTCTCCGCGGATCGACGCGGCGACGTTGCGGGCGAGCGTGCGCCCTTCGCGGATCGCGTGCTGCGCGGTGGGGGGATGGAAGCCCCCCGTGCCGTCGGGGACCGACGCCGCGTCGCCCACCGCCCAGACCCCGGGG includes:
- the msrA gene encoding peptide-methionine (S)-S-oxide reductase MsrA, with amino-acid sequence MFSKDPGKLRIPDTTQALPGRTAPMRITGKHLVLGTVMKPPFPAGFEQVQVGLGCFWGAERKFWQLPGVHTTAVGYSGGLTPNPDYEEVCSGLTGHAETVLVVYDPAKVSFDEILRVFWESHDPTQGMRQGNDRGTQYRSAIYAYSDAQLRVAEASRDAYQAKLAEAGYGAITTEIREAPEFYYAEDYHQQYLAKNPNGYCGLGGTGVTCPIGVAKAT
- a CDS encoding sugar phosphate nucleotidyltransferase, with product MRLARGRGETWALVLAAGSGTRLSGLTRLGNGASVPKQFCSLAGGPSLLQDALSRAARIAPPERTLAIVAEEHRLWWRDELAELPEENVVAQPLNRGTAAGVLLPLLEILRRDPDATVVMLPSDHFVADEAVMARALRRGLDEVRRDPEGIVLLGIEPDAPDSEYGWIVPGNEATDGSFRVKAFVEKPDATFAAELMRRGGVWNSFLMVAKGPALKALYLRRRPSLLHALALAPRRSDGSLDGVALARLYASIPTSDFSRELLQGSEDRLRLVTVPFCGWSDLGTPDRLAECVRRWPKPTPIAAAMRYPVAPVTLAAAVGAA